In Methylacidiphilum infernorum V4, a single window of DNA contains:
- a CDS encoding outer membrane lipoprotein-sorting protein, with the protein MVLRIFPLFFVFFLSCFLWSKPNPDKPSPPLEFIQGRFWRNFRLKDYILKGSIQAAKDTYPITLILHDRSMEYHFMGLPLQIHVEINPDNTYVAYKNHPSDPWQPITGFNRTKHILNTDISYEDLCLDFIRWDKIKPLGTDSIKTLSCWAFEAYPGPVPSAYAKVRYWIAEDYYALLRVEGYNAGGQIVKRLDINSVQRIGDAYVIKEMQIATIPPGKTLSSSKTYIQIEEGKPLSPKESENLDFSPGENPKAQADTGVALESLDKK; encoded by the coding sequence ATGGTTTTGCGTATTTTTCCCCTTTTTTTTGTCTTTTTTCTTTCCTGTTTCCTCTGGTCCAAGCCCAATCCCGATAAGCCTTCTCCTCCCCTTGAATTCATCCAGGGGAGGTTTTGGAGGAATTTTAGGCTCAAGGATTATATCCTTAAAGGTTCGATCCAGGCTGCAAAGGATACTTATCCCATCACCTTGATTCTTCATGATCGTTCCATGGAATACCATTTTATGGGGTTACCCTTGCAGATCCACGTGGAAATCAATCCCGATAATACCTATGTTGCCTATAAAAACCATCCCTCAGATCCTTGGCAACCCATTACGGGTTTTAACCGTACAAAGCACATTTTGAACACCGATATCAGTTATGAGGATCTTTGCCTGGATTTTATCCGTTGGGATAAGATAAAACCCCTGGGAACCGATTCCATTAAAACTTTAAGTTGTTGGGCCTTTGAAGCTTACCCGGGTCCAGTCCCCTCGGCCTATGCCAAGGTAAGATACTGGATTGCTGAAGACTATTATGCGCTTTTGAGGGTTGAAGGTTACAATGCTGGGGGACAAATCGTCAAGAGACTCGATATAAATAGTGTACAGCGTATAGGGGATGCTTATGTCATTAAAGAAATGCAAATAGCGACGATTCCCCCTGGGAAAACCCTCTCCTCTTCTAAAACGTATATCCAGATCGAAGAGGGCAAGCCCTTATCGCCTAAAGAAAGTGAAAATTTAGACTTTTCTCCGGGGGAAAACCCTAAAGCGCAGGCGGACACAGGCGTAGCCCTAGAATCCCTTGATAAAAAATAG
- the pyrE gene encoding orotate phosphoribosyltransferase: MVVIDDNDPLALDLLENLIKSGALLKGHFLLRSGLHSRHFLQCALLLQNPLLCSRYASYLAQKLKHLNAQTIVSAAIGGILVGHEVAKELGLRHIYAEKEKQGMCLRRFYLQDSERVVVIEDVMTTGGTVKSIMDSVKAMKGEVCAVGCLVDRSGGTIDLGVPCYSLLKLKIETFPPDRLPEDLEKTQPLRP, translated from the coding sequence ATGGTTGTAATTGACGATAACGATCCTTTGGCCTTAGATCTCCTGGAGAACCTCATCAAAAGCGGTGCCTTGCTCAAAGGACATTTCTTGCTTAGGAGCGGCCTTCACAGCAGGCACTTCCTCCAGTGTGCCCTTCTTCTTCAAAATCCTCTCTTATGTTCCCGTTATGCTTCTTATCTGGCACAAAAATTAAAACACCTCAATGCACAAACCATTGTTTCGGCAGCCATAGGCGGAATCCTTGTTGGTCATGAAGTAGCCAAGGAACTGGGATTAAGGCATATCTACGCCGAAAAAGAAAAACAGGGGATGTGCCTCCGTCGGTTTTATCTCCAAGATTCAGAACGGGTAGTGGTCATCGAAGATGTCATGACTACTGGGGGAACCGTAAAATCAATCATGGATAGTGTAAAGGCGATGAAGGGGGAGGTATGTGCTGTAGGCTGCCTTGTAGACCGCAGCGGGGGAACGATCGATCTTGGTGTTCCCTGTTACTCGCTTTTAAAACTCAAAATTGAAACTTTTCCTCCTGACAGGCTCCCTGAAGACTTGGAAAAGACTCAACCCCTGCGGCCTTGA
- the glmM gene encoding phosphoglucosamine mutase, translated as MNPKAQSLFGTDGIRGKANVYPMTPQIALAAGAAAAKVFTAHCPSKKKQGIVVGRDTRISSRMLEYAVISGVISQGVNVFELGVVPSPAVGNFSRVYGAIGGVMVSASHNPFYDNGLKFFDHDGGKLGVDLEKEIEKEISSFDWLGSEGPTGSQVGKIFLPDNTSREYQNLLKSFFPGGLDLKGIKIALDTANGASFEVAPAILDDYGAFLYAFGKEPNGININLNCGSLFPQNIQQFVRLSGADIGIALDGDGDRVVLCDENGELCDGDDIISILASDFKDKKRLSKNTIAVTVMSNLGLDETLEAEGIGVIRTPVGDRNVAEALAREGLSLGGEQSGHIIPFDYSKTADGLLAALIVLEIMCSTGKSLGSLRKKLIRYHQKLWNIDVSRKKPLEEIPGLKKLLDESQALLDKKGRVLLRYSGTEPKIRLLVEAKEEERVQQVGQKLSSFLKEALS; from the coding sequence ATGAACCCTAAGGCACAATCCCTTTTTGGCACCGACGGCATTAGAGGAAAGGCTAATGTTTATCCCATGACTCCTCAAATTGCCCTTGCCGCGGGAGCTGCGGCCGCCAAGGTTTTCACTGCTCATTGTCCATCAAAAAAAAAACAGGGAATAGTCGTGGGCAGGGATACACGAATCTCGAGCCGGATGCTGGAATATGCCGTGATTTCTGGGGTGATTTCCCAGGGAGTAAATGTTTTTGAGTTAGGCGTGGTCCCTTCCCCTGCGGTGGGTAATTTTTCTAGGGTTTACGGGGCCATAGGCGGGGTAATGGTCAGTGCTTCTCACAATCCTTTTTACGACAACGGTCTAAAGTTCTTTGATCATGATGGCGGAAAACTCGGGGTTGATCTCGAAAAAGAGATAGAAAAAGAAATAAGCAGCTTTGATTGGTTGGGGTCCGAGGGACCTACGGGCTCCCAAGTTGGCAAGATTTTTTTACCCGATAATACCTCCAGGGAGTATCAAAATCTCCTTAAAAGCTTTTTCCCAGGGGGCTTGGATTTGAAGGGGATAAAAATTGCGTTGGACACGGCCAATGGAGCTTCTTTCGAAGTCGCTCCGGCGATCCTGGATGATTATGGCGCTTTTCTTTATGCCTTTGGCAAGGAACCTAACGGGATAAACATCAACTTGAACTGTGGCAGCCTCTTTCCCCAGAACATCCAGCAGTTCGTACGGTTGTCCGGAGCGGATATAGGAATTGCCCTTGATGGAGACGGGGACAGGGTGGTTCTTTGTGACGAAAATGGAGAACTTTGCGATGGGGACGACATTATAAGCATTCTTGCTTCTGACTTTAAGGATAAAAAAAGGCTCTCTAAGAATACGATCGCTGTTACCGTTATGAGCAACCTGGGACTGGATGAAACCTTGGAGGCGGAAGGCATAGGGGTGATCCGTACTCCTGTAGGGGATAGGAATGTTGCCGAGGCATTGGCGAGGGAAGGACTCTCTCTTGGTGGAGAGCAGTCCGGCCATATCATCCCTTTTGATTATTCAAAAACAGCGGATGGACTTCTTGCCGCCTTGATCGTACTAGAAATCATGTGTTCAACCGGCAAGAGCCTGGGTAGCTTAAGAAAAAAATTGATCCGTTATCACCAAAAATTATGGAACATAGATGTAAGTCGAAAAAAGCCTTTGGAAGAAATACCAGGCCTAAAAAAATTACTTGATGAATCCCAGGCCCTTTTGGACAAAAAAGGCCGAGTTCTATTGAGATACTCGGGAACTGAACCCAAAATCAGGCTTTTAGTCGAGGCCAAGGAGGAAGAACGGGTTCAGCAGGTTGGTCAAAAGCTTTCCTCTTTTCTTAAAGAAGCATTGAGTTGA
- the cdaA gene encoding diadenylate cyclase CdaA encodes MKLFGFPISGILEILIIATAIYQIWKLLQGTRGFQVLTGLIVVLVGLTLFSSVFHLRVLTELLRLFSPSFFVALVVLFQPELRQVFAEVGRRSVVHIGRQQKSEVIEHIVNASEILQREHIGALIAIEQDDVFMPARDTGTILNAQVSADLLVTIFYPRTPLHDGGVIIRGDQIVVAAAIFPLSQVEQMERLLGLRHRAALGLSEQTDAVVVVISEVTSIISVAYKGKIERHFDPDGLRAKLTQILV; translated from the coding sequence ATGAAATTATTCGGCTTTCCTATCTCTGGAATACTGGAGATTTTGATTATTGCCACTGCCATATACCAAATCTGGAAGTTGTTACAGGGGACCAGGGGGTTCCAGGTATTGACGGGTCTTATTGTTGTTCTTGTGGGCCTGACCTTGTTTTCTTCCGTGTTCCATTTAAGAGTACTGACCGAGCTCCTTAGGCTTTTTTCTCCCTCTTTTTTCGTTGCCCTTGTTGTTTTATTTCAACCCGAGTTGCGGCAGGTTTTTGCCGAGGTGGGGCGTAGAAGTGTTGTTCATATCGGCAGGCAGCAGAAGTCCGAAGTCATCGAACATATCGTCAATGCTTCTGAAATTCTCCAAAGAGAGCACATAGGGGCTCTTATAGCTATCGAACAGGATGATGTTTTTATGCCCGCACGGGATACGGGGACGATTTTGAATGCCCAGGTCAGCGCCGATCTTTTGGTGACCATTTTTTATCCACGGACTCCTCTCCATGACGGGGGAGTCATTATCCGGGGGGATCAGATCGTTGTGGCTGCAGCCATATTCCCTTTGAGCCAAGTTGAACAGATGGAGAGGCTATTAGGACTGAGACACAGGGCCGCCCTAGGATTGAGTGAACAGACCGATGCCGTGGTCGTGGTCATATCCGAGGTCACGAGCATCATTTCGGTGGCATACAAGGGAAAAATAGAAAGGCACTTTGATCCCGATGGACTCAGGGCCAAACTCACCCAGATTCTTGTTTAA